The nucleotide sequence aaaaccaaacctaccACAAACAGAAACAACCCTAAGAAATGTTGCTGACACTGTGATCTTCCAGAGACAGCTTTAGagattattgtatttttaaatcatatttattatttagtgtgtTTGAGGGTGTGCCATGGTACTCATGTGGCCAAAGCATAACTTGTGGAAGTGGGGGGGGGTCTCTTTCTACCACATGAGTTTGGGAGATCAAACTCACGTTGCTGGTCTTGGTAGCAagtacctttgcccactgagtcatttaATCTCCTTAGATTATTTCTTTACCAACATTTCTTTgggaaattttccatttttaaaattttatttgaaaattttaactttatgtgtatgtgtgtgcatctgagtCTATGCGTGTGCATcagagtgaatgtgtgtgcatctgagtATATGAGAGGGGATGCGTGTGCATTTGAGTATATACGTGTGCATCAGAGTGGATGGGTGTGCATCAGAGGTGCTGCATGTGCATCagaatggatgtgtgtgcatctgagtgtatacatggtgtgtgtgcatcagagtggatgtgtgtgcatctgagtgtatacatgatgtgtgtgtatcagaaTGGATGCGTATGCATcagagtggatgtgtgtgcatcatagtggatgtgtgtgcatctgagtgggtgtgtgtgcatctgagtggatgtgtgtgcatcatagtgaatgtgtgtgcatctgagtgggtgtgtgtgcatctgagtggatgtgtgtgcatcatagtggatgtgtgtgcatctgagtgggtgtgtgtgcatctgagtggatgtgtgtgcatcatagtgaatgtgtgtgcatctgagtgggtgtgtgtgcatcagAGTGGATGCGTATGCATcagagtggatgtgtgtgcatcatagtggatgtgtgtgcatctgagtgggtgtgtgtgcatctgagtgtatacatgatgtgtgtggagtaccGTTGGTGGCCAGAAGGTGTttgatcccttggagctggagttgcagacatttgttagctgcctgatgtgggtgctgggaaccaaactcattTCCTGTACAAGAGCAGCCGGTGTTCATAACgagtgagccatctcttcaccccttgttttgttttttgttttgaagtgatgaggattgaacccaggggaCTGTATGCCAAGCATGCACTCTATCCCACATCCAGAGCCCAGGAAGGAAACAAATTTTGATGGAAACCATAGCACTGCCCCAAGGCCGCCGAGTGAGCAGGTCGGGTTTTCTCTTTGCAAACAGGacactgtcttcctttttttcctaggTGAATGtaaaagctttaaagaaaaattcatgAAGTGTCTCCGTGACAagaattttgaaaatgctttgtgCAGAAATGAATCTAAAGAGTATTTAATGTGCAGGATGCAAAGGCGAGTACCACCATCACATTcggacctgagttctgatccctcggtgtgtgtagggtgttgtgaaccaccatatgggtgctgggagctgagcccTGGCCCTCTGAATGACAGCAAACAAGAGATGCtgaccatctccccagttcccactgtgttttttgagacaaggtctcttgctgtcctggagttTACTAATGAGGTTAGGCTGGCCACAGGCAAGCCAAGGGATCTTCCCATTCCTgcctgccagtgctgggattgtaaacaTACCAGCACACccagttttctttatgtgggttctggggaaagAACTCAGGTCTGTTTTATCTTCCCAGCCACATCACAGTGGCCGATGTTTGCTGGAAGAAGTCAACGCTTAGCAGGTGAGGTGACACTGAGGCTGCCAAGCTGCCCTGGGAACCCCTTTGTGAGTGACAGCCCCGTCCACGGCCCCATTCCTCAGAGCTTTGTCCCGCTCATTAAGCTCTCAGAATCATCCATCACAGCAGCGCTGACTGAGCCGACAGGTTTTCATGCCTTTCACGTTCTCAGCCCGTAAGAACATGCACTGCCTCGTCCCTTCCCTTGAAAGCTGTTTGGAATGTAACGGGCACAATAGGAGACTTAAGCGATGATGGATGGTGATGCCTGCGCTCCCCCAAgtttaaacagaacaaaaatagcGATCCGTGGAGCTTTGCATTAGAATGAGAGCCATTCTAGCCGTGAACATGAAGAAGCAGGTAGTGCGTCACTGCGTGGGGGAGGGGTCTGATGCAGTTGCACACACAGGAATTCAGGCACCTCAGTCTCTCAAGATGCGAGATGCCAGTGGTCCACTTAAGCCTGCTTTCTTTGCTCGACAAACCCAGACAAGTCCCTGAGGTGTAGGCATGTGGGGGTTACAGTGTGAGGTTTCGACTCCAGCAGTGGGGATGACTAACTGTAAGGCCTTGTCCTGCCACTGCAAACAGTGCTTGAGTctgtcctgatctcactgcttcCAGGTGGCACATGGCTCCCACGGAGCCTCAGGGTGACTGCTTGTAGCCTCAGAAGGTGGCCAAGAATTTCTTCTTGGCTCtgctgagcttttttttttagaagaggGACAGAGCGACACCAGCCTGGGGACAAGGATGTGAGCAGGTTCCTGCCTTCCCCAGGCTCAGCCCCTGTGTCTTGGTGTCTGCAGAAGGAGAGGTTTTCACGGACAAGCTGGGCGAATGCAGCAAGTGAGAGCAAGACTGGGGCCTGTAGCTCAGGTCTGCCATCCCCTTGgcccaagaggctgaggcaggaggatggagagttgtgaggtcagcctgggctagagaatGAGTTGAAGAACCATctgggcaggctggagagatggctcagaggttaagagcactggctgcttttccagaggtcctgagtttaattcccagcaaccacatggtggctcacaatagtCTATAAtgggatttggtgccctcttctggtgcataggcatacatgccagaacactgtatacataataaataaatctttttttttttaataaatcttataaaaataaagtcaaacgtttaaaaaaaatctgggaaaTTTAttaagatcccatctcaaaataatgagaaaaaacagggctgaggatatagctcagtggtagagtccggtgaggggctggggtgtggctcagtggtagagtccctgcctagatcccccagtaaggggctggggtgtggctcagtggtagagcacctgcctagaatcccccagtgagggactggggtatggctcagtagtAATACATTTCAGAGTCTGTGTGGCCCCGGATTCTACCTACAGTATCCCCTCTGCCAAAAAAGTTGAGCAGACTTGTTTTGACTCTCACACCTGGCACAGATCACAGTGGCTCCTACCTATGATTGTTCTGAGGATGTGGCTGGTTTGGGGTCCCCTGAGGAAGCGACTGGTCTATGGGCAAGGCTTCTGGGCAGGACCAGCAGAAGGACTTCTTGCCTATTGTCAGTGGGATGAACTAGTTTTGGACCTCCTAGTCCCCATGCATCTGTGCCACACTTAGCACCGTGTAGAACGGGTGCCTCAGAGCCCAGAAGGAAGGGCCCGCCTACTTCTGTGACTTACAGGGGCCTGAGCCAGGCAATGCAGGCAAACAAAGATGCTTCTGGTTTTGTCTGGTGGTGGAAAGATTCTTTTGGTTTCGTGTGGTTGgtgggtttggatttttttttttaattgtctagACAAGGTCTAATAAcacaggctagcctagaacttctggcagtcctcctgcctcagcctcctgagtgttaggatggTGGGTGTATCAGGTGTATGACACCATGCTTGTTAGGCTAGTTGGGAATGAAATTGTCGAACATACAGTTCAAGCTGACTTAGCGTGTGCGCACAAAtacgtaaataaatgcaattaaaaattaaacactgggcagtaatgacacacacctttaatcacggcactaaagataaaataaaataaataaaaattaaattaaaatagccCTCATGGGCTTGAGTAACCTCAGGGGCTGGCCTGTGCAGCTCAGCCTTGACCTCCTGTCCCCACTCCAGAGAGGCAAAGTTACAGGAGGATGTGAAAATCCTGCACAGTGTGTCTGGAGTGAGTGGGGCTGGGACAGGCAGTCAGGGCTGAAGCACTGCAAACATCTTTCAAAGTGGGTTCcattaggagacagaggcacattGGAAGCATTCCTTTGCCTGCGTGTGTATGCATTTTGTGCGTGTGAGTGTCAgccctgggttttgtttgtcaGAGGCCACCCATCCcacttttggagacagaatctcgccagcctggagctcactggtcagccctGCTCTTCCCACCCCTGGTCCTTCTCAACTATGGGGACACGTACCAAGCCTCGGCTCTCCCAAGCTCTGCTCACTCCCCTGGGGTCATGTACTATCTGCCTCCACCCTCATCCTCAGCCCCTGCCCTTGAGAACTTGGGCTGACCGTGTGGTAGAAGGGAAATTGGGGCTCACATGGCCTGTGGGCTCCTCACGCTGTGGGGAGGACCCTGTTCTCTGTGGGGGTGCGGGAGGCTGGGTAGATGGGTGAACATAAGAGCATGGTCCCATGGCAGCGTCtttctcttccaggcagctgatGGCCCCAGAGCCACTGGAGAAGCTGGGCTTCAGAGATGTGAAGGACGAGAAGCCGGAGGCCAAGGACAAATGCTGAGAACAAAACCACGGGCCGGTTCCCCAGCTGCCTGAAGCAGATCTGAGCCCTTCTGCCCACAGAGCCAGGAGACCCGAGGCTCACCTGTGCTGCTCAGTGGAGGGAGTCCCCAAGGGGACTGGAGAGCACCCCAAAATGCTTCCTCAGCTGTCCTCAGTTTCCCTCAGACAGTGGTCTTATTCTTCCATCTGTGTGTGTCACAGGCTCCCCTCAGGGCCGAACTCCGATGTGATGTCCTGCCCAGTGTGGCCGTCACACCACAGAGCCCGGGACAGCTTTCCACAGTGACTCAGCCTGTCACAGACCCAAGTCTTCGTACTAGAACTGACAGTGAAACCATGCGACGTCAGAATGTCCGCCCTTTGTGCTCACAGATGCACGCACGCCAGCTCGTTTCCCTtcatctctgttcttttctttgaaCCAAACTGGAATACAAAGTAGGAAGTGGGAAACTGTTTGACTTTTGACATACTTGACttcttgttttgtgtgttttaaggcttggtctcctgtagcccaagctggccttcaaACTCcctacatagccaaggatgaccttgaactcctgatccttctgcctccaagtcTACAGCCGGGATTAGGGGTGTGCACATTGCACCTGGTTCATGTGTTGGGGGATGGATCCCAGGGCTCCCTGTATGCTCAGCAAACACCCCACCGCCTGAACCATGTCCCCAGCACAGTACTTATTTTTGAATTGCATATTTtgcatattatttatttaggggagcgCTGTccggtatgtgtgtgtgtgtgtgtgtgtgtgtgtgtgtgtgtgtgtgtgtgtgtgtgtgtaaagacaaCTTACAGGGGTCATTACTCTCCTTacacatgtgggtcccagggattgaaccctgTTCACCATGCTCGGTGGAACTCGTCAACTGAACTCCCTCCTTTTTCTGGTATAGCAGCGGGTGTCTTTATGCTGAGGGTTGTCTTCTGGTCGTTCTGAGCCGGTTTCCTTTCAGGAACTCACTGTGCGCCTCCACAGGGCACACCAGCAGTGCCGTAGAACCTAGGCTAGTGCCAATTACTTTTCCACTTCCGCAGCCTGTTAGCCCCGTGAGTCGTGTCTACCAGTGCTGGCTCGAGACCCCGGGTGCCGAACGGTGACCCTGTCGTGGGCGCAGTGAGCAGTGCTGAGCTGTGGGTGTTTGAACATCCAGGCGCCTTCATGCTGAGGCGCCTGACTGAGGGCTTTTGCCATGTGCAGGGTCCGAAGACACCAGCGAAATACCAGTGCCAGATGCCACCAGGCTCAAGTGCCCTTAGGTCTGTGTCTTCTGGAGCTGTCAGAGAAGGGCTAACCCAGACTGCTTGCCTAGCTTCTGTCTGACTGGTGAAAGGTGGTGAGAGGTGGGGGTTAGGGGtgtaggtgtggtggcatacacctttagcactcaagaagcagaggcatgtgaatctctgagttcaagaccagcctgatctacatggtgaattccaggacagctaggactacatagagaaaccctttctcaaaaacaaacacaaaaccaccaGGGAGAGGACGAGGACTCTGCATGTTCCTGTTGGTCTCAATGGATGTGTTGCACAGAAGGGCTCTTTGTTAGTTAAACCCACGGTCAGGAACCCCCAAGGTCTGCTTGTTTCCACACACTCGCTGAGTCCAGCCACACAGCGCAGGTCAGCAGTGACGGCTCACACTGCACATCTGGTGTGCCGTCACCCGTCGGCCTTGGTTTTATAGCTCAACAGTGTCACCATAGCCTTGGTCACAATTACCAAGCTCACTGACGGGAGTGCAGAATGCGTGTGTGAGCTGCAGGGCAGGAGAGCTGCAGAGTGTCGCCTGCAGTGAATCCTCACCACAGACCTGGACAGCGCATCAGAGAATTTTGagctagccaggcatggtaacactcgggaggcaggagcaggctgatctctgtgagttcaaggccatcttgatctacggagtgagttccaggacagccagggccacacagagaaaccctgtctggaaaaatgaaGAATTCTGAGCTGATGGGGCACAGCCCCTGGCCATAGCACCCCCACTGAATGAGTAAAATCAGGAATGGGTGCAGGAGGCTACACAGCCATCCActgtagaaacaaagaaatcagtaaataaaGTGGGTACCTGAGCACAGCGTGGTGAACCCTGTAGCATTTTGACTATGAGGCACTCAGAAGAGCCTGGGAATGGAGGACCCTAACCACAGTAAGCCGAGCAGGCAGGATGGGCACCGAGACCAGGGcagtggctcagctggtagagtgcggACCTGGTGTGCACGAaggcctgccttccttccccaacaTCACATAAACAGGCATGGTACGTGGctgcaattccagcactaggaaagcaaaggcaagaaggtcaaaaattcaaggtcatccacgaagttcaaggccagcataagCCACGGGAGACCTGGTCTCTAAGTGGGAGgctgctgggtgggtgggtgggcatgtGCATACATTCAGGTACACACAGTATTTCCTGGACTTGGAAACCATGATGCCCCATGTCTGCGTCCTAACACTAGTGTTTCAGTGAAAGAACCAGGGTCCTGGCCAAGGCAGGGAAAGCGCAAGGGAGCCTGAGTATCTGCAGAATGCAGAGAGCTGCTGTAGAATGCGGGAGGCACCACAGTGGCTGCCTCAGACAAACCTAGCAGGAAAGCATGCAGTGGTCAGGCAAGCTCACAGtgcaagccaacagccagcagCCTTATTTGGTAAAGGAACTGGTTACATTAGGCCCTCCTTAGTTCTGACAAgcataggaaacaaacaaacaaacaaaaaacggcCTAACAAACATGATAGTGTTGGTGCCGCAGACAAGAAGTCACCAAAGTTAGCAGCAAACGGTGATGTCTGAAGTCTTGTAGAAATCTCTGCTCCAGACAGGCATCAGTCACCAAGGGCAGTATGAAGGGACATTGCCAGGCTGtgttggcacacacttttaatctcagt is from Microtus pennsylvanicus isolate mMicPen1 chromosome 1, mMicPen1.hap1, whole genome shotgun sequence and encodes:
- the Cox19 gene encoding cytochrome c oxidase assembly protein COX19 — encoded protein: MSTAMNFGTKSFQPRPPDKGSFPLDHFGECKSFKEKFMKCLRDKNFENALCRNESKEYLMCRMQRRLMAPEPLEKLGFRDVKDEKPEAKDKC